The Stenotrophomonas rhizophila genome has a window encoding:
- a CDS encoding sensor histidine kinase: MNAPAHRRRFSWLPRTLGTRLLLILAAGMLLAHGLSFALLFHERATATRAMMLSNMEDDVPLSVALLEHLSPAERTAWLPQLERRTYRYLLRPAQPGSALASERARQVAGLIDDSLAHRYALRPRAVSASPERYEVELTLADGQPLTIEVTPSLLPIARWLPWVLAAQVLVLLGCVWLAVRLATRPLVRLAEAADRLDVAGQGDAISERGPQEVEAAARALNALQSRVAAHVSERMQILAAISHDLQTPITRLRLRIESLDETPAQERLLGDVTQLSQLVREGIDYARSATVSMGTPVQLDLPAFLDSVVGDYAEVGKPVWRVAGAQATLPTHPQVLRRVVQNLIDNALAYAGSADVGLTIGAQGEVSIDVMDRGPGIPEASLAAVLQPFHRLEPSRGRASGGTGLGLAIADQLARALGGRLILANREGGGLRATLELRRENAAVRTKPALESI, encoded by the coding sequence ATGAACGCCCCCGCGCATCGCCGTAGGTTCTCCTGGTTGCCGCGCACGCTGGGTACCCGTCTGTTGCTGATCCTGGCCGCTGGCATGCTGCTCGCGCACGGCCTGTCGTTCGCGCTGCTGTTCCACGAGCGCGCCACCGCTACCCGCGCGATGATGTTGAGCAACATGGAAGACGACGTGCCGCTCAGCGTGGCGCTGCTCGAGCATCTTTCACCGGCCGAACGCACGGCGTGGCTGCCGCAGCTGGAACGGCGCACCTACCGCTATCTGCTGCGCCCCGCACAGCCGGGCAGCGCGCTGGCCAGCGAGCGCGCGCGCCAGGTGGCCGGGCTGATCGATGATTCGCTGGCGCATCGCTACGCATTGCGGCCGCGCGCGGTCTCGGCCTCGCCGGAGCGCTACGAGGTGGAGCTGACCCTGGCCGATGGCCAGCCGTTGACCATCGAAGTCACCCCGTCGCTGCTGCCGATCGCGCGCTGGCTGCCGTGGGTGCTCGCCGCGCAGGTGCTGGTGTTGCTGGGCTGCGTGTGGCTGGCGGTGCGCCTGGCCACACGCCCGCTGGTACGGCTGGCCGAAGCCGCCGACCGCCTGGACGTGGCCGGGCAGGGCGATGCGATCAGCGAACGGGGACCGCAGGAAGTGGAGGCCGCGGCACGCGCGCTGAACGCGCTGCAATCGCGCGTGGCCGCCCACGTCAGCGAACGCATGCAGATACTGGCGGCGATCTCGCACGACCTGCAGACGCCGATCACCCGGCTGCGCCTGCGTATCGAATCGCTGGACGAGACGCCCGCGCAGGAGCGCCTGCTGGGCGATGTGACCCAGCTCAGCCAGCTGGTGCGCGAGGGCATCGATTACGCGCGCAGCGCAACTGTCAGCATGGGCACTCCCGTGCAGCTCGACCTGCCCGCGTTCCTCGACAGCGTGGTGGGCGACTACGCGGAGGTGGGCAAACCGGTGTGGCGCGTGGCCGGTGCGCAGGCCACGCTGCCGACCCATCCGCAGGTCCTGCGGCGGGTGGTGCAGAACCTGATCGACAACGCGCTGGCGTACGCCGGCAGCGCCGACGTGGGCCTGACCATAGGCGCGCAGGGCGAGGTGAGCATTGATGTGATGGACCGTGGGCCGGGCATTCCCGAGGCGTCGCTTGCGGCGGTGCTGCAGCCCTTCCATCGGCTGGAGCCTTCGCGCGGCCGCGCCAGTGGCGGCACCGGGCTGGGCCTGGCCATCGCCGACCAGCTGGCCCGCGCGCTGGGGGGGCGGTTGATCCTGGCCAATCGGGAGGGTGGCGGGCTGCGCGCAACCTTGGAGCTGCGCCGGGAAAATGCTGCAGTGCGCACAAAGCCGGCGCTTGAATCGATCTAA
- a CDS encoding organic hydroperoxide resistance protein, protein MNAIDKVLYTGKTHTVGGRAGRAYSDDGQLDIALSPPGSGQPGTNPEQLFAAGWSACFQGAMATAARSLNLTLPADTAVDAEVDLGMVGEDYQLQARLLVSVPGMDRAQATALVEAAHRTCPYSKATRGNIDVQLSVA, encoded by the coding sequence ATGAATGCAATCGACAAGGTTCTGTACACCGGCAAGACCCACACCGTCGGCGGTCGCGCCGGACGCGCGTACAGCGACGACGGCCAACTGGATATCGCGCTGTCCCCGCCGGGTAGCGGCCAGCCGGGCACCAATCCCGAGCAGCTGTTCGCGGCCGGCTGGTCAGCCTGCTTCCAGGGCGCGATGGCCACGGCCGCGCGCAGCTTGAACCTGACCCTGCCCGCCGACACCGCCGTTGATGCCGAAGTCGACCTCGGCATGGTCGGCGAGGATTACCAGCTGCAGGCACGGCTGCTTGTCAGCGTGCCTGGCATGGACCGCGCGCAGGCCACGGCACTGGTGGAGGCTGCGCACCGCACCTGCCCGTACTCCAAGGCCACGCGCGGCAACATCGACGTACAGCTCTCGGTCGCCTGA
- a CDS encoding alpha/beta fold hydrolase yields the protein MHTPSSFPLSHSPRSFGASLLGMAMALAASASAIASPALPVPAPTVAVAHAPPALEANKHVVAGDLDVAYAELGPADGEVVVLLHGWPYDINAYAEVAPQLAAKGYRVIVPHLRGYGSTRFLSAQTPRNGEPAALASDVLNLLDALHIPRANLAGFDWGARSADIVAALWPERVKSLVSVSGYLIGSQEAGKTPLPPQAELQWWYQFYFATDRGEAGYARYTHDFARQIWQLASPQWRFDDATFARSAAAFDNPDHVAIVVHNYRWRLGLADGEPKYAALEQRLAQAPSIGVPTITLEGDANGAPHPKPEAYAAKFTGPYEHRLLQGGVGHNPPQEAPQAFVQAVIDAAAL from the coding sequence ATGCACACCCCTTCTTCTTTCCCGCTGTCCCATTCGCCGCGGTCGTTCGGCGCCTCCCTGCTGGGCATGGCGATGGCCCTGGCGGCCTCTGCATCCGCCATCGCATCACCTGCCCTGCCCGTCCCTGCGCCGACGGTGGCGGTCGCACACGCGCCGCCCGCGCTGGAGGCGAACAAGCATGTCGTCGCTGGCGACCTGGACGTGGCCTACGCCGAGCTGGGCCCCGCCGACGGCGAGGTGGTCGTACTGCTGCACGGCTGGCCCTATGACATCAATGCCTATGCCGAGGTCGCGCCGCAGCTGGCGGCCAAGGGTTACCGGGTGATCGTGCCGCACCTGCGTGGCTATGGCAGCACCCGCTTCCTGTCGGCGCAGACGCCGCGCAATGGTGAACCGGCGGCGCTTGCTTCCGATGTGCTGAACCTGCTTGATGCCCTGCACATCCCGCGCGCCAACCTGGCCGGCTTCGACTGGGGCGCACGCTCGGCCGACATCGTTGCCGCGCTGTGGCCGGAACGGGTCAAGTCGCTGGTCTCGGTCAGCGGCTATCTCATCGGCAGCCAGGAAGCCGGCAAGACGCCGCTGCCGCCGCAGGCCGAACTGCAGTGGTGGTACCAGTTCTACTTCGCCACCGATCGCGGCGAGGCCGGTTACGCACGCTACACGCACGACTTCGCCCGCCAGATCTGGCAGCTGGCCTCGCCGCAGTGGCGCTTCGACGATGCCACGTTCGCGCGCAGCGCCGCCGCGTTCGACAACCCCGACCACGTGGCCATCGTCGTGCACAACTACCGCTGGCGCCTGGGCCTGGCCGACGGCGAGCCGAAGTACGCCGCGCTGGAGCAGCGGCTGGCGCAGGCGCCGAGCATCGGCGTCCCGACCATCACCTTGGAGGGCGATGCCAATGGCGCGCCGCACCCCAAGCCCGAGGCCTATGCCGCCAAGTTCACCGGGCCTTATGAGCATCGCCTGCTGCAGGGCGGCGTGGGCCACAACCCGCCGCAGGAAGCACCGCAGGCGTTCGTCCAGGCGGTAATCGACGCCGCTGCACTCTGA
- a CDS encoding PAS domain-containing hybrid sensor histidine kinase/response regulator, producing the protein MNVTDPTDKHSGRDTERVKMALAAGAIVGTWFWDVAHDRLTVDDALTHAFGLEPGSSHRELRLEQVLSAVHPDDHAELAAAISDALMRGGRYAHQYRARNADGEYRWLEAIGRVDLDAQGRATGFQGVLIDIDERRLIETERDQAQTLLRSFLDAAPGVVYAKDRQGRLLIGNHGTTELIGLPPEQYVGRTDAELLNDPVQAAAVMATDERIMATGQSQQLEEDISFPDGRRAYWLSTKAPLRDADGNVVGLIGTSLDITERKAAEARHREIEERYRLAARATNDAIWDWRMADGQVVWNEALADLFGHDRMETDAQWWLDHIHPDDRPRIDADIHTVIDGGGTIWYGEYRFRRADGSYADVLDRGAVLRGTAGEPVRMIGAMLDLSGRKAAEAALAESEERLRFATEAGDMGFWDVDLVHDVLIWPPRTKAMFGISPDVAVRLDDFYDGLHPLDREATSAAFAAAADPAQRALYDVEYRTIGKEDGVVRWVAAKGRGHFEGDRCVRVVGVAIEVTARKAAEARLKELNEHLEIRVAEEVAERTRVEDALRQSQKMEAVGQLTGGIAHDFNNMLASVIGPLDLLSLRLGESDPLVSRYIDMAIDGANRAAQLTQRLLAFSRQQPLQPVPVDANRLVSGMSDLFVHSLGGTIRLETLLAADLWLAFADANQLENVILNLAVNARDAMPGGGRLAVETSNCTIDAGNAEQHPGVPRGEYILITVADNGCGMSPEVVAKAFDPFFTTKQVGQGTGLGLSQVYGFVKQSAGHVKLCSEIGRGTTVKLYLPRLVAEVAPVAPAAPAGLRMPAGSRELILVVEDEPTVRQFSVEALTALGYDVLAADGAAAALVLLDQHADIALLFTDVVMPEVNGRELADEALRRRPDLKVLFTTGYSRNALERDGVIAPGVQLIGKPFNVDTLASRVRAVLAETR; encoded by the coding sequence TTGAACGTTACCGATCCCACCGACAAGCACAGCGGGCGCGACACCGAGCGGGTGAAGATGGCGCTTGCCGCCGGCGCCATCGTCGGCACGTGGTTCTGGGACGTGGCCCATGACCGGCTGACCGTGGACGACGCGCTGACCCACGCATTCGGACTGGAGCCGGGCTCATCGCATCGCGAGCTGCGCTTGGAGCAGGTGCTGTCCGCGGTACACCCTGACGATCATGCGGAGCTGGCAGCGGCCATCAGCGATGCGCTCATGCGCGGCGGGCGTTATGCGCACCAGTACCGCGCGCGCAATGCCGACGGCGAGTACCGATGGCTCGAGGCCATCGGCCGGGTCGACCTGGATGCGCAGGGGCGCGCCACCGGGTTCCAGGGCGTGCTGATCGATATCGACGAACGCCGCCTGATCGAGACCGAGCGCGACCAGGCGCAGACGTTGCTGCGCTCCTTCCTGGACGCGGCCCCCGGCGTGGTCTACGCCAAGGACCGCCAGGGCCGGCTGTTGATCGGCAACCACGGCACGACCGAGCTGATCGGGCTGCCGCCGGAGCAGTACGTCGGGCGCACCGATGCGGAACTGCTCAACGACCCGGTGCAGGCCGCTGCCGTGATGGCCACCGATGAACGCATCATGGCCACCGGCCAGTCCCAGCAGCTGGAGGAGGACATCAGCTTCCCCGACGGCCGTCGCGCCTACTGGCTCTCGACCAAGGCCCCACTGCGCGATGCCGACGGCAACGTGGTGGGGCTGATCGGCACCTCGCTGGACATCACCGAGCGCAAGGCCGCCGAAGCACGTCACCGGGAGATCGAAGAGCGCTACCGGTTGGCGGCACGCGCCACCAACGATGCGATCTGGGATTGGCGCATGGCCGATGGCCAGGTTGTCTGGAACGAGGCGCTGGCCGACCTGTTCGGCCACGACCGGATGGAAACCGACGCGCAGTGGTGGCTCGACCACATCCATCCCGACGACCGCCCGCGCATTGATGCCGACATCCACACCGTGATCGACGGCGGCGGCACGATCTGGTACGGCGAGTACCGCTTCCGCCGCGCCGATGGCAGCTACGCGGACGTGCTGGACCGCGGCGCGGTGCTGCGCGGCACGGCGGGCGAGCCGGTGCGCATGATCGGCGCGATGCTCGACCTGTCCGGGCGCAAGGCAGCCGAAGCCGCCCTGGCCGAAAGCGAGGAACGGCTGCGTTTCGCCACCGAGGCCGGTGACATGGGCTTCTGGGACGTGGACCTGGTGCACGACGTGCTGATCTGGCCGCCGCGCACCAAGGCGATGTTCGGCATCTCACCCGATGTTGCGGTGCGCCTGGACGATTTCTATGACGGCCTGCATCCGCTCGACCGCGAGGCCACCAGCGCCGCCTTCGCGGCCGCCGCCGATCCTGCGCAACGCGCGCTTTACGATGTGGAATACCGCACCATCGGCAAGGAGGACGGCGTGGTGCGCTGGGTCGCGGCGAAGGGCCGGGGCCACTTCGAGGGCGACCGCTGCGTGCGCGTGGTCGGCGTGGCGATCGAGGTCACCGCGCGCAAAGCCGCCGAGGCCCGCCTGAAGGAACTCAATGAGCACCTTGAGATCCGGGTGGCAGAGGAAGTCGCCGAGCGCACCCGGGTCGAGGATGCGCTCCGGCAGAGCCAGAAGATGGAAGCGGTAGGCCAGCTCACCGGCGGTATCGCGCACGATTTCAACAACATGCTCGCGTCCGTGATCGGACCGCTGGACCTGCTGTCGCTGCGCCTGGGCGAGAGCGACCCGCTGGTCAGCCGTTACATCGACATGGCCATCGATGGCGCCAACCGCGCCGCCCAGCTTACCCAGCGCCTGCTCGCGTTTTCCCGCCAGCAGCCGCTGCAGCCGGTGCCGGTGGATGCCAACCGGCTGGTGTCGGGCATGTCCGACCTGTTCGTGCACTCGCTCGGGGGCACGATCCGGCTGGAAACCCTGCTGGCCGCCGACCTGTGGCTGGCCTTCGCCGACGCCAATCAGCTGGAGAACGTCATCCTCAACCTGGCGGTCAACGCGCGCGACGCCATGCCCGGTGGCGGGCGGCTGGCAGTGGAGACGTCCAACTGCACGATCGACGCCGGCAACGCCGAGCAGCACCCCGGGGTGCCCCGTGGCGAGTACATCCTCATCACCGTGGCCGACAACGGCTGCGGCATGTCACCCGAGGTGGTGGCCAAGGCCTTCGATCCGTTCTTCACCACCAAGCAGGTCGGTCAGGGCACCGGGCTGGGGCTGTCGCAGGTCTATGGGTTCGTCAAACAGTCGGCCGGCCACGTGAAGCTGTGCTCGGAAATCGGCCGGGGAACCACGGTGAAACTCTACCTGCCCCGACTGGTGGCCGAGGTGGCGCCGGTGGCGCCTGCGGCACCGGCCGGGCTTCGGATGCCCGCAGGCAGCCGCGAGCTGATCCTGGTAGTGGAAGACGAGCCGACCGTGCGGCAGTTCTCGGTGGAAGCGCTCACTGCACTGGGCTATGACGTGCTGGCCGCGGATGGCGCGGCCGCGGCGCTGGTGTTGCTTGACCAGCATGCGGACATCGCGCTGCTTTTCACCGATGTGGTGATGCCGGAGGTCAACGGACGCGAGCTGGCCGACGAGGCCCTGCGTCGCCGACCGGATCTCAAGGTGCTGTTCACCACTGGCTACAGCCGCAACGCGCTGGAGCGCGATGGGGTGATCGCCCCGGGCGTACAGCTGATCGGCAAGCCGTTCAACGTGGATACCCTGGCGTCGCGCGTGCGCGCGGTACTGGCCGAGACACGCTAG
- a CDS encoding response regulator — MSTHTDHILVVDDDADIRQLVGDYLRRNGLRVSQAADGREMRATLETSDVDLIVLDVMMPGEDGLSLCRNLRAGKHRAVPVVMLTARDDETDRIIGLEMGADDYVVKPFSSRELLARITAVIRRARMLPPNLQVSEAARLIRFGSWRLDTSARHLLDEAGTVYPLSGGEFRLLRVFIDHPQRVLSRDQLLNLTQGRDAELFDRSIDLLVSRLRQRLGDGAREQTFIKTVRSEGYVFSQPVVLLDEDA, encoded by the coding sequence ATGAGCACCCACACCGACCACATCCTGGTTGTCGATGACGACGCCGATATCCGCCAGCTGGTCGGCGACTACCTGCGCCGCAACGGCCTGCGCGTAAGCCAGGCGGCCGACGGGCGCGAGATGCGCGCCACGCTGGAGACCAGTGACGTGGACCTGATCGTGCTGGACGTGATGATGCCGGGCGAGGACGGGCTGTCGCTGTGCCGCAACCTGCGTGCCGGCAAGCACCGCGCCGTACCCGTGGTGATGCTGACTGCGCGCGATGATGAAACCGACCGCATCATCGGCCTGGAAATGGGCGCCGACGATTACGTGGTCAAGCCGTTCTCCTCGCGCGAGCTGCTGGCGCGCATCACTGCGGTGATCCGGCGCGCGCGCATGCTGCCGCCGAACCTGCAGGTGAGCGAGGCCGCACGGTTGATCCGCTTTGGCAGCTGGCGGCTGGATACCAGTGCGCGGCACCTGCTGGACGAGGCCGGCACGGTCTATCCGCTCAGTGGCGGCGAGTTCCGCCTGCTGCGCGTGTTCATCGACCATCCGCAGCGCGTGCTCAGCCGCGACCAGCTGCTCAACCTGACCCAGGGCCGCGACGCCGAACTGTTCGACCGCTCCATCGACCTGCTGGTCAGCCGCCTGCGTCAGCGTCTGGGCGATGGTGCGCGCGAACAGACCTTCATCAAGACCGTGCGCAGCGAAGGCTATGTGTTCAGCCAGCCGGTCGTGCTGCTCGACGAGGACGCATGA
- a CDS encoding thioredoxin family protein, with protein MRMLRPIITLLAACISASACTPGAAADPVPPSPNMPAPQAPEFTGIEHWLNGPPQSLQQLRGKVVLVEFWTYSCINCLNVMPHVKRWHDTYASQGLTVIGVHTPEFGYEKLPRNVEAAVKRLGVTWPVAQDNAYQTWRAYGNQYWPALYLIDQEGRIVYRHFGEGDYAATEAHIRKLLAS; from the coding sequence ATGCGCATGCTTCGCCCGATCATCACCCTGCTGGCCGCGTGCATCTCCGCCAGCGCCTGTACGCCGGGCGCAGCGGCCGACCCGGTCCCGCCCAGCCCCAACATGCCGGCGCCGCAGGCGCCGGAGTTCACCGGCATCGAGCACTGGCTCAACGGCCCGCCGCAATCGCTGCAGCAGCTGCGCGGCAAGGTGGTGCTGGTGGAGTTCTGGACCTACTCCTGCATCAACTGCCTCAACGTGATGCCGCACGTGAAGCGGTGGCATGACACCTACGCCAGCCAGGGGTTGACCGTGATCGGCGTGCACACCCCCGAGTTCGGCTATGAAAAGCTGCCGCGCAACGTGGAGGCGGCAGTGAAGCGGCTCGGTGTCACCTGGCCGGTAGCGCAGGACAACGCCTACCAGACCTGGCGCGCGTACGGAAACCAGTACTGGCCGGCGCTGTACCTGATCGACCAGGAAGGCCGCATCGTGTACCGGCATTTCGGCGAAGGCGATTACGCGGCCACCGAAGCGCATATCCGCAAACTACTCGCCTCATAG
- a CDS encoding outer membrane beta-barrel protein has protein sequence MGPRVGLVWYRMELGIKLDVDVGGNQGGGAASSRVSADVPAPMIGAGWRWTPSDDWRLSADVGYFTVSVDDIDGDIYFGRAGVEWFPWERTGFTLDYTYTRIEADADKDSFSGNVDFKDAGLRLGFVYRF, from the coding sequence TTGGGTCCGCGCGTCGGCCTGGTCTGGTACCGCATGGAGTTGGGCATCAAGCTCGATGTGGACGTGGGTGGCAACCAAGGCGGTGGCGCAGCCAGCAGCCGGGTATCGGCCGATGTGCCGGCGCCGATGATCGGCGCCGGCTGGCGTTGGACGCCGTCAGACGACTGGCGCCTTTCCGCCGACGTGGGCTACTTCACCGTGAGCGTCGACGACATCGACGGCGACATCTACTTCGGCCGCGCCGGTGTGGAATGGTTCCCCTGGGAGCGCACCGGCTTCACCCTCGATTACACCTATACCCGCATCGAAGCCGACGCCGACAAGGACAGCTTCAGCGGCAACGTAGACTTCAAGGACGCCGGCCTTCGGCTCGGATTCGTGTACCGGTTCTAA
- a CDS encoding AraC family transcriptional regulator, with protein sequence MPLLSFTDFEAYADALAGVDGLMRVTGPVGRAWTLDILDAGDVTAMLGVDGAPALYNGLSQPGRYVVHISLPGSDAFMQGSATADDQFVWFAPGVEVHGFTRRQSQFLALDMDAAAVVQRAREVAGLFDDHIDRTYAVNVGRAEMAPIITLVTRALAIHRQTPSVFDEPSVRRSFSGQVIHALLRCMVLANPEAVRRTRGRPTLPRNEIIRLSLDHIHKSIRGEAVIGDLVLSAGTSQRSLSRAFDEVFGMGPHQYFMLERLHVIRKALREATPGDTVTSVCARYGVWDQGRFAGMYHRTFGLHPSMELAAALESWRANTTARDKR encoded by the coding sequence ATGCCGTTGCTGAGCTTCACCGACTTCGAGGCCTACGCAGACGCGCTCGCCGGTGTGGACGGCCTGATGCGCGTGACCGGACCGGTCGGCCGTGCATGGACACTGGACATCCTGGATGCCGGTGACGTCACTGCGATGCTCGGCGTGGACGGCGCCCCGGCGCTGTACAACGGGCTGAGCCAGCCCGGTCGATACGTGGTCCACATCTCGCTGCCCGGCAGCGATGCGTTCATGCAGGGGAGCGCGACCGCCGATGACCAGTTCGTCTGGTTCGCACCGGGTGTGGAAGTGCACGGCTTTACCCGCAGGCAATCACAGTTCCTCGCGCTGGACATGGACGCCGCTGCGGTGGTGCAGCGTGCGCGCGAAGTGGCGGGACTGTTCGACGACCATATCGATCGTACCTACGCGGTGAATGTCGGCCGTGCCGAGATGGCACCGATCATCACCCTGGTCACCCGCGCACTGGCGATCCATCGGCAGACCCCCAGCGTGTTCGATGAGCCCAGTGTGCGCCGCTCGTTCAGTGGCCAGGTGATCCACGCACTGCTGCGCTGCATGGTGCTGGCCAATCCCGAAGCCGTGCGGCGCACGCGCGGTCGGCCGACCTTGCCGCGCAACGAGATCATCCGCCTCAGCCTGGACCACATCCACAAGAGCATCCGGGGGGAAGCGGTGATCGGTGACCTGGTGCTGAGCGCGGGCACCTCGCAGCGTTCGTTGAGCCGCGCGTTCGATGAAGTGTTCGGCATGGGGCCGCACCAGTACTTCATGCTGGAACGGCTGCACGTGATCCGCAAGGCGCTGCGCGAGGCTACCCCGGGCGACACCGTCACCTCGGTGTGCGCACGTTACGGGGTGTGGGACCAGGGGCGCTTTGCCGGCATGTACCACCGCACGTTCGGCCTGCATCCGTCGATGGAGCTGGCGGCGGCGCTGGAGTCATGGCGGGCCAATACAACCGCCAGGGACAAACGCTGA
- a CDS encoding glycoside hydrolase family 43 protein produces MGFRSTMMVAAALAAAVSFGAVAAPMSGNPILPGWYADPEAAVFGKTYWIFPTSSRPYAEQTAFDAFSSPDLVQWTRHPGVLKIEAVSWAKEALWAPSVVEKEGKYYFFFSANDIKNDSEVGGIGVAVADRPEGPYRDLLGKPLIGSFHNGAQPIDQFVFKDDDGTWYMLYGGWKHANIVRLKDDFTGIVPLPDGTLYKEITPAPEYVEGSLMFKRGGRYYYMWSEGGWGEPDYSVAYAIADAPTGPFKRIGRILQQDPAVATSAGHHSLIHAPDDDSWYIVYHRRPLGRTGRNERATAIDRMEFDAQGHILPVKMTHEGVPAHPLP; encoded by the coding sequence ATGGGGTTTCGCAGCACGATGATGGTGGCCGCAGCACTGGCGGCAGCAGTTTCATTTGGCGCGGTGGCCGCGCCGATGTCCGGCAACCCGATCCTGCCGGGCTGGTATGCCGATCCTGAGGCGGCGGTGTTCGGCAAGACCTATTGGATTTTCCCCACCAGCTCGCGACCGTATGCCGAGCAGACCGCGTTCGACGCGTTTTCCTCACCCGACCTGGTGCAGTGGACCCGGCATCCCGGTGTGCTGAAGATCGAGGCGGTGTCCTGGGCAAAAGAAGCACTGTGGGCCCCGTCGGTGGTGGAGAAGGAAGGAAAGTACTATTTCTTCTTCTCCGCCAACGACATCAAGAACGACAGCGAGGTGGGCGGCATCGGCGTGGCCGTGGCCGACCGGCCCGAAGGCCCGTACCGCGACCTGCTGGGCAAGCCGCTGATCGGTTCGTTCCACAACGGAGCGCAGCCCATCGACCAGTTCGTCTTCAAGGACGACGACGGCACCTGGTACATGCTCTATGGCGGCTGGAAGCACGCCAACATCGTGCGGTTGAAGGATGACTTCACCGGCATCGTGCCGCTGCCCGATGGCACGCTGTACAAGGAGATCACCCCCGCGCCGGAGTATGTCGAGGGCTCGCTGATGTTCAAGCGCGGCGGCCGCTATTACTACATGTGGTCCGAGGGCGGTTGGGGCGAGCCTGACTATTCGGTGGCCTACGCCATTGCCGACGCGCCCACCGGGCCGTTCAAGCGGATCGGCCGGATCCTGCAGCAGGACCCGGCGGTCGCCACCAGCGCTGGCCACCACTCGCTCATCCACGCGCCTGACGATGACAGCTGGTACATCGTCTACCACCGCCGCCCGCTGGGCCGGACCGGCCGCAATGAACGGGCCACCGCCATCGATCGCATGGAGTTCGATGCGCAGGGGCATATCCTGCCCGTGAAGATGACCCACGAAGGCGTGCCGGCGCATCCTTTGCCCTGA
- a CDS encoding SDR family NAD(P)-dependent oxidoreductase translates to MNATVSPRSNTALVFGGSRGIGAAIARRLAREGHPVALTFVSQPEKAAAVVASIQADGGQAIALQADSADAQAIASAVKQAVDTFGPLQVAAVNAGIYRGSPLADFPTDLLDRMLAVNVRGVFLAVQAAAAAMNDGGRLITIGSNTAVRSGAVGSSVYAMTKSAVATLVRELALDLAPRRITINNIQPGPIATDITADFVDQLVQRNPLGRVGQPDEVAGLTAWLASHEAAYMTGSSLTIDGGWAI, encoded by the coding sequence ATGAATGCCACCGTCTCCCCCCGTTCCAACACCGCGCTGGTCTTCGGCGGCTCCCGTGGCATTGGTGCCGCCATTGCCAGGCGGCTGGCCCGTGAGGGTCATCCCGTGGCGCTGACCTTCGTCTCCCAGCCTGAGAAAGCCGCCGCGGTGGTCGCCTCGATCCAGGCCGACGGCGGCCAAGCCATCGCCCTGCAGGCGGACAGCGCCGATGCGCAGGCCATCGCGTCAGCGGTCAAACAAGCAGTGGACACCTTTGGCCCGCTGCAGGTGGCGGCGGTCAATGCCGGCATCTACCGGGGCAGCCCGCTGGCCGACTTTCCCACCGACCTGCTGGACCGGATGCTGGCCGTGAACGTGCGTGGCGTGTTCCTCGCCGTGCAGGCCGCCGCCGCTGCCATGAACGATGGCGGGCGCCTGATCACCATCGGCAGCAACACCGCCGTGCGCAGCGGTGCGGTCGGCAGCAGCGTCTATGCGATGACCAAGTCCGCCGTGGCCACGCTGGTGCGCGAACTGGCGCTGGACCTGGCGCCGCGCCGGATCACGATCAACAACATCCAGCCCGGACCGATCGCCACCGACATCACCGCCGACTTCGTCGACCAGCTGGTGCAGCGCAACCCGCTTGGCCGGGTCGGCCAGCCCGATGAAGTCGCAGGACTCACCGCCTGGCTTGCCAGCCATGAAGCGGCCTACATGACCGGTTCCAGCCTGACCATCGATGGCGGCTGGGCCATCTGA
- a CDS encoding DUF2845 domain-containing protein, producing MLALCLMAGSAMADSVRFGNNLVNSGDNAGRVVQVAGKPDRVIQEESDQGGNLGERWEYYQSRKTVQIVFRDGRVTAIREIFN from the coding sequence GTGCTGGCGCTGTGCCTGATGGCCGGCTCGGCGATGGCTGACAGTGTCCGGTTCGGCAACAATCTGGTGAATTCGGGCGACAACGCAGGCCGGGTTGTCCAAGTGGCCGGCAAGCCGGACCGGGTCATCCAGGAAGAAAGTGACCAAGGCGGGAACCTGGGCGAGCGCTGGGAGTATTACCAGTCGCGCAAGACCGTCCAGATTGTCTTCCGGGACGGCCGGGTCACTGCCATCCGGGAAATCTTCAACTGA